One window from the genome of [Clostridium] celerecrescens 18A encodes:
- a CDS encoding glycoside hydrolase family 2 protein — METIKNFVDNIHNESYKDSYASPCLGTNSYVIPGGRPEQSLDGAWNFSVDMYDNCLRAKWFLEQEVNSEGLRVPLDYGFDDWEEIQVPGVWNLAKPEYFYYEGPAVYSRRFSFKNSLKGHVFLRFGAVSYEARIFLNGKFLGVHKGGSTPFSVEVTEELKEDNRLIVVADNTRRQDQIPSENTDWFLYGGIYRSVSLLCLPQTYIKDMKVSLADREKKEISVSLTLGGFEDFKEGEAVFSIPELQVEETVPLGADGRGQLTLEVSGLSLWSPESPRLYEVFLHLRSGRKSLDQVKDRVGFRTVETRGREILLNGTPVFLRGVCLHEETEDHGKAVTKEDIRQAFKWAKKMNCNFLRLAHYPHTEWVSELADEAGLLLWEEIPVYWWIDFAKPRTLEEGKNQLTEMMNRDYNRASVIIWSVGNENPDTDERYHFMKELAETAKEFDSSRLVSAACLVDAVNLRISDRLEKHLDVIGFNEYYGWYDPDYGKLAEILEGSRPEKPVVVSEFGGDGYLASGTEGGKVRGSEEEQKEIYKKQVEMFGKIDYIQGTAPWILFDYRTPKRLGKYQKGYNIKGLVTADRMREKPAFLIMKEYYEEVRKREQTDGDFA; from the coding sequence GTGGAAACAATAAAAAATTTCGTAGATAACATCCATAACGAGTCTTATAAGGACAGCTATGCCTCCCCCTGCCTGGGGACCAATTCCTATGTGATCCCAGGAGGCAGGCCAGAGCAGTCCCTGGACGGAGCCTGGAACTTTTCCGTCGACATGTATGATAACTGCTTAAGGGCCAAATGGTTTCTGGAGCAGGAGGTGAATTCAGAGGGGCTTAGGGTTCCTCTGGATTATGGCTTTGACGACTGGGAGGAGATCCAGGTACCAGGTGTATGGAACCTTGCAAAGCCGGAATATTTTTATTATGAGGGACCGGCGGTATACAGCCGCCGGTTTTCTTTTAAGAATTCTCTCAAAGGACATGTGTTTCTGCGGTTCGGGGCAGTATCCTATGAGGCCAGGATCTTTCTAAACGGAAAATTCCTTGGTGTCCATAAAGGGGGTTCAACCCCATTTAGCGTTGAAGTTACGGAGGAATTAAAAGAGGATAACAGGCTGATCGTGGTTGCTGACAACACCAGACGTCAGGATCAGATACCAAGTGAGAATACGGACTGGTTTTTATATGGAGGCATTTACCGGAGCGTATCTCTTCTTTGCTTGCCTCAGACTTATATTAAGGATATGAAGGTATCTCTTGCAGATCGGGAGAAAAAGGAAATCAGTGTTTCCTTGACTCTTGGAGGTTTCGAGGACTTTAAGGAAGGGGAGGCAGTTTTCTCCATACCAGAGCTTCAGGTGGAAGAAACAGTTCCTCTGGGGGCAGATGGACGGGGACAGCTGACATTGGAAGTAAGCGGACTTTCTCTGTGGAGCCCGGAAAGTCCCAGGCTGTATGAGGTTTTCCTGCATCTTCGTTCCGGCAGAAAATCACTGGATCAGGTGAAAGACCGGGTGGGCTTTCGAACTGTGGAAACCAGAGGCAGAGAAATTCTTTTAAATGGAACGCCGGTTTTCCTTCGTGGTGTCTGCCTTCATGAGGAGACTGAGGACCATGGAAAGGCGGTTACAAAGGAGGACATTCGTCAGGCATTTAAATGGGCAAAAAAGATGAACTGCAATTTCCTACGTCTGGCCCATTATCCTCATACGGAGTGGGTTTCGGAACTTGCTGATGAGGCAGGTCTTCTTCTATGGGAAGAGATTCCGGTTTACTGGTGGATCGATTTTGCAAAACCCAGGACCTTAGAGGAGGGTAAAAACCAGCTGACCGAGATGATGAACCGGGATTATAACCGGGCCAGTGTGATCATCTGGTCCGTAGGAAATGAAAATCCTGATACGGATGAGCGCTACCACTTTATGAAGGAGCTGGCAGAAACGGCAAAGGAATTCGATTCCAGCCGCCTGGTTTCCGCCGCTTGTCTGGTGGATGCGGTAAATTTAAGGATCTCCGACAGACTTGAAAAGCATTTAGATGTCATTGGATTTAATGAATACTATGGCTGGTATGATCCTGATTATGGAAAGCTGGCTGAAATTTTAGAGGGGTCCAGGCCTGAGAAACCGGTTGTTGTCAGTGAATTCGGCGGGGACGGTTATCTGGCTTCCGGTACGGAAGGCGGCAAGGTACGTGGCTCTGAGGAAGAACAGAAGGAAATTTATAAAAAGCAGGTTGAAATGTTTGGAAAGATCGATTATATTCAGGGTACCGCACCCTGGATTCTATTTGATTACCGGACGCCGAAACGGCTTGGAAAGTATCAAAAGGGATACAACATCAAGGGTCTGGTAACAGCGGACCGGATGCGGGAGAAGCCTGCCTTTTTAATCATGAAGGAATATTACGAGGAGGTAAGAAAACGTGAACAGACAGATGGAGACTTTGCTTAA
- a CDS encoding carbohydrate ABC transporter permease, producing MKIKSTNYKISRCLLYVVLIILTAVMLIPFAWMFSASLKLDKDVFIFPIQWIPDNPRWQNYLDIWTKIPLMTFVLNTVKITVIVTFLQLLTSSFAAYAFAKLKFKYSNLLFMAYIATIAVPWQVYMVPQFMMMRKFGLNDSHLAIIFLQAFSAFGVFMMRQFYQGIPDELCEAARIDGMSEYQIYGRIMLPLSKPALSTLTIFTFVSTWNDFLGPLIYLKTEAKKTLQLGLKMFISQYSSEYGLIMAASVLSLIPVLIVFLSLQKYFVEGIAATGVKG from the coding sequence ATGAAGATAAAAAGCACAAATTATAAAATCAGCAGATGCCTCCTCTATGTGGTTTTGATCATACTGACAGCTGTTATGCTGATTCCATTTGCATGGATGTTCTCTGCTTCCTTAAAGCTGGATAAGGATGTATTTATTTTCCCGATCCAGTGGATACCGGATAATCCAAGATGGCAGAATTATCTGGATATCTGGACAAAGATCCCGCTTATGACCTTTGTATTAAACACGGTGAAGATCACAGTGATTGTTACTTTTTTACAGCTTTTGACCAGCAGCTTTGCCGCCTATGCATTTGCAAAGCTGAAATTCAAATACAGCAATCTCTTATTCATGGCTTACATCGCAACCATTGCGGTTCCGTGGCAGGTATACATGGTTCCCCAGTTCATGATGATGAGAAAATTCGGGTTAAATGATTCCCATCTTGCCATCATCTTCCTTCAGGCTTTCTCTGCGTTCGGCGTATTCATGATGCGCCAGTTCTATCAGGGGATTCCCGATGAATTGTGTGAGGCTGCCAGAATTGACGGCATGAGCGAGTATCAGATTTATGGAAGGATCATGCTCCCATTGTCAAAGCCGGCGCTGTCAACCTTGACCATCTTTACCTTTGTAAGTACCTGGAACGACTTTTTAGGGCCCCTGATCTATCTGAAAACAGAAGCGAAAAAGACCCTGCAGTTAGGGCTTAAGATGTTTATCAGCCAGTATAGTTCCGAATATGGCCTGATCATGGCTGCATCGGTGCTTTCCCTGATCCCGGTCCTCATTGTGTTCCTGTCCCTGCAGAAGTATTTCGTAGAAGGCATTGCAGCTACCGGAGTGAAAGGATAA
- a CDS encoding carbohydrate ABC transporter permease, translated as MAKTITEAQKQEKIAELIKKRDALSLILREAEGTRKRDILIAKIETIDEKIKKVRTGERFTRQEKRDMVAYSFIAPNFIGFAVFTLGPIIFAFVLAFMKWDGNSPLEFARLKNFIDMLGSARFHSSFINTIVYCIATVPLTLACALGLAVVLNQKVMGRNFFRTVGFFPYVASLVAVAAVWNMLFSPQKSGPINMILYHLGVNAKSLPKWSADPHWVMFTIVLFSVWKNMGYYMVIYLAGLQGINGELYEAAGLDGCNSWQRFRYITWPQLQPTTFFVTIILTINCFKVYDIVYMLAGGSNGIVSSQAMVLVYHIYEEAFRNWNLGYASAVAMVLFLMVLAITLVQFRGEKKYAN; from the coding sequence ATGGCGAAGACAATAACAGAAGCGCAAAAACAGGAAAAAATCGCGGAGTTAATTAAGAAACGGGATGCTTTAAGCCTTATATTGAGAGAGGCTGAAGGAACCCGTAAGCGGGATATCCTGATTGCGAAAATCGAGACAATAGATGAGAAAATAAAAAAGGTGCGGACAGGGGAACGGTTCACACGTCAGGAAAAGAGGGATATGGTTGCATACTCCTTCATCGCCCCTAACTTCATCGGATTTGCAGTATTTACACTTGGCCCCATTATTTTTGCTTTTGTTCTGGCATTTATGAAATGGGATGGCAACAGCCCATTGGAATTTGCCAGACTTAAGAACTTCATTGATATGCTTGGAAGCGCCAGATTCCATTCGTCCTTTATCAATACCATTGTATACTGTATTGCAACGGTTCCTCTGACTCTGGCCTGTGCCTTAGGACTGGCCGTAGTCTTAAACCAGAAAGTAATGGGAAGAAATTTCTTCCGTACGGTAGGATTCTTCCCCTATGTGGCGTCTTTAGTAGCGGTGGCAGCCGTATGGAATATGCTGTTCAGCCCCCAGAAAAGCGGTCCCATTAACATGATCCTTTATCATCTGGGCGTCAATGCAAAAAGTCTTCCAAAGTGGTCCGCGGATCCTCACTGGGTGATGTTCACCATTGTACTGTTCAGTGTCTGGAAAAATATGGGCTATTACATGGTTATCTATCTGGCCGGACTGCAGGGAATCAATGGAGAGCTTTATGAGGCGGCAGGCCTTGATGGCTGCAATTCCTGGCAAAGGTTCCGGTATATCACATGGCCCCAGCTTCAGCCTACCACCTTCTTTGTTACCATCATTCTGACCATCAACTGCTTTAAGGTTTACGACATCGTATACATGCTGGCAGGCGGTTCCAACGGAATTGTAAGTTCCCAGGCAATGGTTCTGGTTTACCACATTTACGAAGAGGCGTTCCGCAACTGGAATTTAGGTTATGCAAGTGCGGTGGCTATGGTGCTGTTCTTAATGGTTCTTGCCATCACGCTGGTTCAGTTCCGCGGCGAGAAGAAATATGCAAACTAG
- a CDS encoding ABC transporter substrate-binding protein: MKKRTLSIVLACAMAAASLAGCGGGSKETTAASSEGAAAEATKASEAAGGQTTLKWSVWDIGLTTYYQPLIDAFEKEHPDVKIEMVDLGSTDYQTVLATELTGSGSDFDVVTIKDVPGYMTLVNKGVLEPLDSYIQSSDVDLSQFKGLTDQITVDGKLYELPFRNDFWVIFYNKDIFDKAGVAYPTNDMTFEQYDALAKSLTVDTPGQEVYGAHYHTWRSAVQLFGVLDGKNTILDGKYEFLKPYYEMVLGEQEDGVCQDYATLKTSGLHYSGAFAQGNVAMMNMGTWFISTLMDKVRTGEYTDCTNWGIAKYPHADGVEPGSTLATITSLGIPAKAPHKDLAWEFINFVSGKEGAEILASTGTIPAVMNNTVADLVSSAEGFPKDDGTSVEALNTSNLYLEMPVNAKNSEIETVLNEAHDAIMTGGMSVDEGIAQMNEKVSAILAQ; the protein is encoded by the coding sequence ATGAAAAAAAGAACACTGAGTATTGTTCTGGCATGTGCTATGGCAGCAGCCAGCCTGGCCGGATGCGGCGGCGGTTCCAAGGAAACCACGGCAGCTTCCTCAGAAGGCGCTGCAGCGGAGGCAACGAAAGCCTCAGAGGCAGCAGGAGGTCAGACCACATTAAAATGGTCCGTATGGGATATCGGCTTAACAACCTATTACCAGCCTCTCATCGATGCTTTTGAAAAGGAGCATCCGGATGTGAAGATAGAAATGGTTGATTTAGGCTCCACCGATTATCAGACGGTTTTGGCAACAGAGCTTACCGGAAGCGGTTCTGACTTTGACGTGGTTACCATAAAGGATGTTCCAGGCTATATGACGCTTGTAAACAAAGGCGTATTAGAACCCCTGGACAGCTATATTCAGTCTTCAGATGTTGATCTGTCACAGTTTAAAGGCCTTACCGATCAGATTACGGTTGACGGAAAATTATATGAGCTTCCGTTCCGCAATGATTTCTGGGTGATATTCTATAATAAAGATATCTTTGACAAAGCAGGCGTTGCTTATCCAACCAATGATATGACATTTGAACAGTATGACGCTCTGGCAAAAAGCCTGACCGTAGACACTCCCGGACAGGAGGTTTATGGTGCTCATTACCATACATGGAGATCAGCTGTACAGCTTTTCGGCGTTCTGGATGGAAAGAACACCATTCTTGATGGAAAATACGAATTCTTAAAACCGTACTATGAAATGGTTCTTGGAGAGCAGGAAGATGGAGTATGCCAAGACTATGCTACTTTAAAGACCAGCGGCTTACATTATTCCGGCGCATTTGCCCAGGGAAATGTTGCAATGATGAACATGGGTACATGGTTTATCTCTACCTTAATGGATAAGGTACGCACCGGCGAGTACACAGACTGCACCAATTGGGGCATTGCAAAATATCCACACGCAGATGGAGTAGAACCAGGCTCCACCCTTGCGACCATAACCTCTTTAGGAATTCCGGCCAAAGCTCCTCATAAGGATCTTGCCTGGGAATTTATAAACTTCGTAAGCGGAAAAGAAGGCGCAGAAATCCTTGCATCTACTGGTACGATCCCGGCCGTTATGAACAACACAGTTGCTGATCTGGTATCCAGTGCAGAAGGATTCCCGAAGGATGACGGAACCAGTGTAGAAGCTCTTAACACCTCTAACTTATACTTAGAGATGCCTGTAAATGCAAAGAACTCCGAAATTGAGACTGTATTAAACGAAGCCCATGATGCCATCATGACAGGCGGCATGTCCGTAGATGAAGGCATTGCCCAGATGAATGAAAAGGTAAGTGCAATTCTGGCTCAGTAA
- a CDS encoding sensor histidine kinase: MLNPLSQAIHGKKGLYFIMWKKLIPKTIRGKIMVLTAAITLLITVLTTTVCFSVFQSFLRKNQIQSAEFSLQVVSNNISADMKDIIYFSKWCCSNSAVLDYLEVFKDQPKLATAARDFDNMRPMALSSHNRLKEEYYNTRSYEYMSRVIVSSSNENNFLQIAALANSSSPYAARIIKDEPFFETLYRSDDFLWMGLVKDPFSNIGTDQFIPIVRPVSNEFNSEVIGWTYVEISSRIFTDYLASYPLHGDSILFITIGDKIYGFNSNGLKEMKMPYSNPVKLAGNESLSKGTRLLSVTMNDGKERTLVERPIEGMAGWSLSQVLSEQQLGQQKNLYTLLILAICLTIVSLGILLAYLLNKIIMDPIHRLSSKIHDISTGDFSRDSAIEWNHELGEVGKGINNMSENINTLMEKRVTDEKQKKDLEYQILQSQINPHFLYNTLNSIKWMATIQNADGIADMTTALARLLKNVSKGTTSMIPLREELDLVKDYFLIQKYRYGGSVTIEYFIDTEDLYNCEIHRFTLQPIIENALFHGIEPAKTAGKIIVSARSINLGLKKALKIDITDNGIGMSKDTIDEVLHEKTDSQNKAEFFRQVGISNVNRRIQYDFGLEYGITIDSCPGSYTTMTILIPYALYTENQTAER, encoded by the coding sequence ATGTTAAATCCATTATCACAAGCTATCCATGGAAAGAAGGGACTTTATTTTATCATGTGGAAAAAGCTCATCCCAAAGACCATAAGAGGAAAAATCATGGTACTCACGGCAGCCATTACGCTGCTCATCACCGTTCTGACTACAACTGTCTGTTTCTCAGTTTTCCAGTCCTTCTTAAGAAAAAACCAGATCCAGTCTGCGGAATTCAGCCTTCAGGTTGTAAGCAACAACATTAGTGCTGATATGAAGGATATTATCTATTTCAGCAAATGGTGCTGCTCCAACAGTGCCGTACTTGATTATCTGGAAGTGTTTAAAGACCAGCCAAAACTTGCCACCGCCGCCAGGGACTTTGATAATATGCGCCCTATGGCCCTTTCCTCCCACAACCGTTTAAAGGAAGAATATTACAACACCAGATCCTATGAATACATGTCCCGGGTCATCGTTTCTTCTTCCAATGAAAACAATTTCCTTCAAATAGCGGCATTGGCAAACTCCTCCTCCCCCTATGCAGCCAGGATCATTAAAGATGAACCTTTCTTTGAAACGCTTTACAGATCCGACGATTTTCTCTGGATGGGCCTGGTAAAAGATCCATTTTCCAATATAGGCACGGACCAATTTATTCCCATCGTACGTCCGGTTTCTAACGAATTTAATTCCGAAGTAATTGGCTGGACTTATGTGGAAATTTCCTCCCGGATCTTCACCGATTACCTTGCCTCCTATCCTCTTCACGGAGACAGTATTCTATTTATTACCATTGGAGATAAAATCTATGGTTTTAATTCAAACGGTTTAAAGGAAATGAAAATGCCCTACTCCAATCCGGTAAAACTGGCTGGAAACGAATCTCTCTCTAAAGGAACCAGGCTTCTTTCCGTTACCATGAACGATGGAAAAGAACGCACCCTGGTGGAACGGCCTATCGAGGGCATGGCAGGCTGGAGTTTATCCCAGGTGCTTTCTGAGCAGCAGCTTGGCCAGCAGAAAAACTTATACACCCTTTTAATCCTGGCAATCTGCCTTACCATTGTCTCTTTGGGTATACTCCTCGCCTACCTATTAAACAAGATCATCATGGACCCCATTCACAGGCTCAGCAGTAAAATTCATGATATCTCGACTGGGGATTTTTCCAGGGATTCGGCCATTGAGTGGAATCATGAGCTGGGAGAAGTGGGCAAGGGAATCAATAATATGTCAGAAAACATTAACACCCTGATGGAAAAACGTGTAACTGATGAAAAACAGAAAAAGGATTTGGAATACCAGATTCTGCAAAGCCAGATCAATCCCCATTTTCTATATAATACCTTAAATTCCATCAAGTGGATGGCAACCATTCAGAATGCAGACGGAATCGCAGATATGACTACTGCCCTGGCCAGGCTCCTTAAAAATGTTTCAAAAGGTACCACTTCCATGATCCCATTAAGGGAAGAGCTGGATCTGGTAAAGGATTATTTCCTGATCCAGAAATATCGCTACGGCGGAAGTGTCACTATCGAATATTTCATTGATACAGAGGATTTGTATAATTGTGAAATTCACCGTTTTACACTCCAGCCCATCATTGAAAATGCTCTGTTCCACGGAATAGAGCCTGCAAAAACAGCTGGTAAGATCATTGTTTCAGCCCGAAGCATCAATCTGGGGCTGAAAAAAGCTCTTAAAATAGATATAACCGATAACGGTATAGGAATGTCCAAAGATACCATTGATGAGGTTCTCCATGAGAAGACCGACAGCCAAAACAAAGCAGAATTTTTCCGGCAAGTTGGTATCAGCAACGTAAACAGGCGCATCCAATATGATTTTGGCCTGGAATATGGAATCACCATTGACAGCTGTCCTGGCAGCTACACCACCATGACCATATTAATACCTTATGCCCTTTATACAGAAAATCAAACAGCCGAAAGGTAA